Proteins from a genomic interval of Nostoc sp. TCL240-02:
- a CDS encoding ABC transporter ATP-binding protein, translating into MTILTGKINRSQPANEPKPLILETQGLTRRFGKLTAVNNLSISVEEGEVFGLLGPNGAGKSTVIKMLTTLLPISAGKATLAGYDVARESNPVRRAIGYVPQALSADGSLTGYENLLIFAKLYGIPAKGRDRRIYEILEYMGLQDAAKRLVRNYSGGMIRKLEIGISVLHQPQILFLDEPTVGLDPIARTQVWQLVLQLCADYGTTIFLTTHFLEEADSLCNRVAIMQQGEVVTTGTPSDLKASLDNPNATLDDVFIHYTGDQLTSGVNYRDTARTRRTAQRLG; encoded by the coding sequence GTGACAATACTGACGGGAAAGATAAATCGATCGCAACCTGCTAACGAACCAAAACCGTTGATTCTGGAAACTCAGGGACTCACACGCCGTTTTGGCAAGTTAACCGCAGTTAATAACCTGAGCATATCTGTAGAAGAAGGCGAAGTGTTTGGACTGCTTGGCCCCAATGGCGCAGGGAAAAGTACAGTTATTAAGATGTTGACAACCTTGTTGCCTATCAGTGCAGGGAAAGCAACCTTAGCTGGCTATGATGTGGCTCGTGAATCTAATCCTGTGAGACGGGCTATCGGCTATGTACCCCAAGCGCTGTCTGCTGATGGTAGTCTCACGGGTTACGAAAATCTCTTAATTTTCGCCAAGCTGTATGGAATACCTGCCAAAGGACGCGATCGCCGCATCTATGAAATTCTAGAGTACATGGGTTTGCAAGATGCAGCGAAACGCTTGGTACGAAACTACTCTGGTGGGATGATCCGCAAGCTGGAAATTGGCATATCAGTTCTACATCAACCCCAAATTTTGTTTCTTGATGAGCCGACTGTCGGACTAGATCCCATCGCTCGAACTCAAGTATGGCAACTTGTACTACAACTCTGTGCTGATTACGGCACAACTATATTTTTAACAACCCACTTTTTAGAAGAAGCGGATAGCTTATGTAACCGAGTAGCGATTATGCAGCAAGGTGAAGTCGTTACTACAGGTACACCAAGCGACTTAAAAGCTTCTTTAGATAACCCAAACGCAACTTTGGATGATGTCTTTATTCACTATACAGGCGACCAGTTAACATCAGGAGTGAACTACCGTGACACAGCAAGAACCAGACGTACTGCTCAACGGTTGGGTTAA
- a CDS encoding ABC transporter permease: protein MTQQEPDVLLNGWVKAPPTVRVNLISAIKELVTKTLAIAELEIRKLRHDPTDLVVRAVQPTLWLLIFGQVFTRTRAIPTGNLPYLDFISAGILAQSILFVAIFSGGMTLIWERDLGIVHKFLASPTPRVAMVLGKGLACGVRCLSQVIFIYGLAFLLGVKLNLHPLAILQVLLLVIMGAGTFCIFSLIIGCLVKSRERMTGIGQLLTMPLFFASNAIYPISLMPSWLKFISHLNPLTYLVDGLRSTMLLNGTSIYGFGLDCTILLFTLIILAILGGKLYPRVAM, encoded by the coding sequence GTGACACAGCAAGAACCAGACGTACTGCTCAACGGTTGGGTTAAAGCACCACCCACTGTCCGAGTAAATTTGATCTCTGCAATTAAAGAGCTAGTTACGAAAACCCTGGCGATCGCAGAATTAGAAATACGTAAACTTCGCCACGATCCCACTGATTTAGTCGTTCGAGCTGTGCAACCAACCTTATGGCTGCTAATCTTTGGGCAAGTTTTCACCCGAACTCGCGCGATTCCTACAGGGAACTTACCCTATTTGGACTTTATTTCTGCTGGCATCTTGGCTCAGAGTATTCTGTTTGTGGCAATTTTTAGTGGTGGGATGACGCTAATCTGGGAGCGAGATTTAGGCATTGTCCATAAATTTTTAGCTAGTCCTACGCCTCGTGTGGCGATGGTATTGGGCAAAGGTCTAGCATGTGGGGTACGGTGCTTATCTCAGGTAATATTCATTTACGGATTAGCATTTTTATTAGGTGTCAAACTAAATCTTCATCCCCTAGCTATTCTCCAAGTACTGCTGCTAGTCATAATGGGGGCGGGAACATTTTGTATTTTTTCATTAATTATTGGCTGTTTGGTGAAAAGCCGAGAAAGGATGACGGGTATTGGACAATTGTTAACCATGCCGTTATTTTTTGCGAGCAATGCCATCTATCCGATCTCGTTGATGCCCAGTTGGTTAAAGTTCATTTCCCATTTAAATCCGTTGACTTATCTGGTTGACGGGTTACGCAGCACTATGCTGTTGAATGGCACTAGCATCTATGGCTTTGGTCTGGATTGTACAATTCTCTTATTCACATTAATAATTTTGGCCATCCTTGGTGGAAAACTTTATCCACGGGTGGCCATGTAA
- a CDS encoding MarR family winged helix-turn-helix transcriptional regulator — MTVDKPNQGATSEECAARVMETVPLVMRFIRADMRAHSAAFLSIPQLRSLAFINRNPGASLSDLAEHLGVTSATASATIERLVQRDFVKRIAHPQERRRVLLNLTEDGKHHLKQSQDQTRAHITDLLKGLSEDQISNIEEGLTLLKNVFEKTELKAP; from the coding sequence ATGACCGTGGATAAACCTAATCAAGGTGCAACTTCCGAAGAATGTGCCGCTAGAGTAATGGAGACAGTTCCATTAGTGATGCGGTTTATCCGAGCGGATATGCGTGCCCATAGTGCCGCTTTTTTATCTATACCTCAGTTGCGATCGCTAGCATTTATCAACCGGAATCCTGGGGCTTCATTATCTGATCTGGCAGAGCATTTAGGTGTCACCTCTGCTACGGCATCAGCAACCATAGAACGCTTGGTACAACGCGACTTTGTGAAACGGATTGCTCATCCTCAAGAGCGGCGGCGGGTGCTGCTCAATTTAACTGAAGATGGAAAACACCATCTCAAGCAATCCCAAGATCAGACTCGCGCTCATATTACCGATCTGCTAAAAGGTCTTTCAGAAGACCAAATTTCCAACATTGAAGAAGGCTTAACTCTACTAAAAAATGTCTTCGAGAAAACAGAACTCAAAGCCCCATAA
- a CDS encoding MFS transporter, whose amino-acid sequence MSSRKQNSKPHNFEVAQHDPFAAFKFRDYRLFTIGRLVLFVGSQMQTVAIGWELYERTNSAIALGGVGLAQVLPMIILTLIAGDVADRRDRKVTMLLSVMLLALCSLALGVLSYTQGAIFLIYACLVLTGVARAFLKPASDALMWQLIPVNAFTNAATWNSSSFQLAAVIGPAFGGFGIALLGSATGVYVLAAIAALLCFILTLAIKEQKVIRSTEPISLKALAAGAKFVWQNQLILAAITLDMFAVLLGGAIALLPIFAKDILHVGPVELGYLQAAHSIGALTMAITLAYLPPLRKAGPALLWSVVGFGVVTIIFGLSRSFWLSMLMLILGGALDSISVVIRHTLVQIRTPDHLRGRVAAINSVFISASNELGGFESGLTAALFGPVISVVGGGIGTIVVVIATAIIWPGIRKLGALQEYK is encoded by the coding sequence ATGTCTTCGAGAAAACAGAACTCAAAGCCCCATAACTTTGAGGTTGCACAACACGATCCCTTTGCAGCCTTTAAGTTTCGAGACTATCGGCTATTTACTATCGGACGGCTGGTGCTGTTCGTGGGGTCGCAAATGCAAACTGTAGCGATTGGCTGGGAACTCTATGAGCGGACTAACTCAGCGATCGCTTTAGGTGGTGTGGGGCTAGCGCAAGTCTTACCGATGATTATTCTCACCTTAATTGCCGGAGATGTTGCCGATCGCCGCGATCGCAAAGTGACCATGTTACTCTCGGTAATGCTGCTAGCCCTCTGCTCCTTAGCTTTAGGGGTACTTTCCTATACTCAGGGTGCAATTTTTCTAATTTACGCTTGCTTGGTATTAACAGGTGTAGCGAGGGCATTTCTCAAACCAGCCAGTGATGCTCTAATGTGGCAATTGATACCTGTTAATGCTTTTACCAATGCAGCCACCTGGAATAGTAGTAGCTTTCAGTTAGCCGCAGTCATCGGCCCAGCCTTTGGAGGATTTGGCATTGCGCTACTAGGAAGTGCTACAGGAGTTTATGTATTAGCAGCGATCGCAGCATTACTGTGTTTTATTTTAACGCTGGCGATTAAAGAGCAAAAAGTTATTCGCTCAACCGAACCAATCTCACTCAAAGCACTTGCTGCTGGCGCTAAATTTGTTTGGCAGAATCAGTTGATTTTAGCTGCGATCACATTAGATATGTTTGCAGTATTGTTGGGTGGTGCGATCGCATTGCTACCCATCTTTGCCAAAGATATTTTACACGTGGGGCCAGTGGAATTGGGATATCTCCAAGCAGCCCACTCCATTGGTGCTTTAACTATGGCCATTACCCTGGCGTATTTACCACCGTTACGCAAAGCAGGCCCAGCCTTATTGTGGTCAGTAGTTGGCTTTGGGGTTGTCACAATTATCTTTGGACTTTCTCGTTCCTTTTGGCTGTCTATGTTGATGCTGATCCTTGGTGGCGCACTAGATAGTATTAGCGTTGTGATTCGCCACACATTAGTTCAAATCAGAACACCGGATCATTTGCGTGGTCGAGTTGCTGCTATTAATAGCGTGTTTATTAGTGCCTCGAATGAATTAGGGGGCTTTGAATCAGGCTTAACTGCTGCTTTATTTGGCCCGGTGATTTCCGTTGTGGGTGGTGGAATTGGCACAATTGTAGTAGTGATTGCTACAGCTATTATTTGGCCAGGAATCCGTAAATTAGGAGCTTTGCAGGAATATAAATAG
- the recN gene encoding DNA repair protein RecN, with translation MLLCLRIENFALIDQLELEFGAGLNVLTGETGAGKSIILDAIDAALGGKVSSRVIRTGTSRAMVEATFTSNAPLAAWLTEQEIDLLDENCVVISREITATASNIRSRSRVNGVLVNRQIMGGMRDRLVEITAQGQTVQVGQSAQVRDWLDLYGGDSLMQQRHKVATSFNTYQQAHLALEKRRTSERERLQQLDLLTYQVQELGAANLGEPNELEQLGQERERLNHVVDLQQMSYKVYQGLYQNDHETPAAGDLLGDSEAILNDMVEYDTQLQHLLELVRDAQAAVMEVGRQINAYGDSLEADPQRLEEVEERIQELKQICRKYGPTITEAITYYQRIQGELALLNDSEQSIEKLEQQEKACFEKLTQASNQLTQLRSKAAANLESRLIAELKPLAMEKVKFLVEIMPAFPTAMGADKITFMFSSNPGEPLQPLTEVASGGEMSRFLLALKACFSQVDAAGTMVFDEIDVGVSGRVAQAIAEKLHQLSQRNQVLCVTHQPLVAAMADQHFRVDKQTINQGKGKKANNDNAEQRTVVRVTTLDNLTTRREELAQLAGGKSASDAIAFAESLLLQAANHRQKIKN, from the coding sequence ATGTTGCTTTGCCTGCGAATTGAAAACTTTGCCTTAATTGACCAACTGGAATTGGAATTTGGCGCGGGACTAAATGTGCTGACAGGTGAAACCGGCGCTGGAAAATCGATTATTTTGGATGCCATTGATGCCGCTTTGGGCGGTAAAGTCTCTAGTCGAGTCATTCGCACGGGGACAAGTCGGGCGATGGTAGAAGCAACTTTCACCTCAAATGCCCCCCTAGCGGCTTGGTTGACTGAACAAGAGATAGATTTGCTTGATGAAAATTGCGTAGTTATTAGCCGAGAAATCACAGCCACTGCTAGTAATATCCGCAGTCGATCGCGGGTAAATGGTGTGTTGGTAAATCGGCAGATTATGGGAGGAATGCGCGATCGCTTAGTAGAAATCACAGCCCAAGGTCAAACGGTACAAGTAGGACAATCTGCTCAAGTCCGCGACTGGTTAGATTTATATGGTGGCGACTCTTTAATGCAGCAGCGTCATAAAGTCGCTACGAGTTTTAATACTTACCAACAGGCGCATTTAGCATTAGAAAAACGCCGGACATCAGAACGGGAACGTTTGCAACAACTCGACTTGCTCACTTATCAAGTGCAGGAATTGGGAGCAGCTAATCTGGGCGAACCAAATGAATTGGAACAGTTGGGACAAGAACGAGAACGCCTGAATCATGTCGTCGATTTACAACAGATGAGTTACAAAGTCTATCAGGGTTTGTATCAAAACGATCATGAAACCCCAGCCGCAGGAGATTTGCTGGGAGATAGTGAGGCGATATTAAATGACATGGTGGAGTACGATACCCAACTGCAACACCTGTTGGAATTGGTTAGGGACGCGCAAGCTGCGGTAATGGAAGTGGGAAGACAAATTAATGCTTATGGGGATAGTTTAGAAGCCGATCCGCAGCGATTGGAAGAGGTGGAAGAACGGATTCAGGAATTAAAGCAAATTTGCCGTAAGTATGGGCCGACAATTACAGAAGCGATCACTTATTACCAACGCATCCAAGGGGAATTAGCTTTACTTAACGATAGCGAACAGTCTATTGAAAAGCTAGAACAGCAAGAAAAGGCGTGTTTTGAAAAACTTACCCAAGCAAGTAATCAGTTAACTCAATTGCGGAGTAAGGCGGCTGCTAATTTAGAATCACGTTTGATAGCTGAACTCAAGCCCCTAGCGATGGAAAAGGTGAAGTTTCTGGTTGAGATAATGCCTGCTTTCCCAACTGCTATGGGAGCAGATAAAATTACCTTTATGTTTAGTTCCAACCCTGGAGAACCACTGCAACCTTTAACAGAAGTTGCTTCTGGTGGGGAAATGAGCCGCTTTTTACTGGCGCTGAAAGCTTGTTTTTCTCAGGTTGATGCGGCTGGGACAATGGTTTTTGATGAAATTGATGTCGGGGTTTCGGGAAGAGTCGCCCAAGCGATCGCGGAAAAATTACACCAGCTAAGTCAACGCAATCAAGTATTATGTGTTACCCACCAACCTTTAGTTGCAGCAATGGCCGATCAGCATTTTCGCGTCGATAAGCAAACTATCAATCAAGGCAAAGGTAAAAAAGCCAATAATGACAATGCCGAACAGCGTACCGTTGTCAGAGTTACTACCTTGGATAATTTAACTACTCGCCGGGAAGAATTAGCGCAGTTAGCTGGTGGTAAATCAGCAAGTGATGCGATCGCATTTGCCGAATCTCTTTTACTACAAGCTGCTAACCACCGTCAAAAAATTAAAAATTAA
- a CDS encoding AarF/ABC1/UbiB kinase family protein, which produces MIVKTLPPSSRPIQEDSRNGTDSRGELDVIDIVPEENGTPNLVVRSPRLLAAQKIGATAEPETLYDPVSIAAHYQNRPLQVLRRIFAVLGPTFSFAFGLWSDSKRGIVVKNDRRRATQLRVLLTQLGPAYIKIGQALSTRPDLVPTVYLEELTKLQDQLPPFPNELAYQFIKEELGAPPEEVYAELSAQPIAAASLGQVYKGKLKTGEEVAVKVQRPDLRERITIDLYILRNLAAWVQKKVKRVRSDLVGILDELGDRIFEEMDYIHEGENAERFFELYGHIKDIYVPKIYWEYTNRRVLTMEWINGIKLTQTAEISAQGIDARYLIEVGVQCSLRQLLEHGFFHADPHPGNLLATPDGKLAYLDFGMMSEIKPPQRYGLIEAIVHVVNRDFEGLAKDYVKLDFLSPETDLTPIIPAFARVFADAQGASVADLNIKSITDELSALMYEYPFRVPPYYALIIRSLVTLEGIAIFIDPNFKVLSEAYPYVSKRLLTDQAPQLRASLQDLLFKDGRFRWNRLENLLRNARNSQDYDFNLVLNQGIEFLSSERGAFILDKLVDESVNGLDALSKNVLHNFTTLLRERVGLTAVNETPAATVEQQQTLEHIKHILGILRETRGFDPLQLATQISQLLVNSDVQRLGQQIANRFTQKAVARLIRQLLAS; this is translated from the coding sequence ATGATTGTTAAGACACTTCCCCCTAGTTCCCGACCGATTCAGGAGGACAGTCGCAACGGCACAGATAGCCGAGGTGAACTGGACGTTATAGATATAGTGCCAGAAGAAAATGGTACACCAAACTTAGTTGTGCGTTCGCCAAGACTCTTAGCAGCCCAAAAGATCGGGGCAACAGCCGAACCTGAGACGCTTTACGATCCTGTGAGCATAGCGGCGCATTACCAAAACAGACCCCTGCAAGTTTTACGGCGGATTTTCGCCGTGTTGGGGCCGACTTTTTCCTTTGCTTTTGGGTTGTGGTCGGATAGTAAACGGGGAATTGTCGTCAAAAATGACCGCCGCCGAGCTACTCAGCTTCGAGTATTGCTGACTCAACTGGGGCCTGCTTACATCAAAATTGGACAAGCTTTGTCCACTAGACCGGATCTCGTACCTACCGTATATCTAGAAGAATTAACCAAGCTACAAGACCAGTTACCACCTTTTCCCAACGAACTTGCTTACCAGTTTATCAAAGAAGAACTAGGCGCACCTCCAGAAGAGGTTTACGCCGAACTTTCAGCCCAGCCAATTGCTGCGGCTTCCTTGGGACAAGTATATAAAGGTAAGCTAAAAACTGGTGAAGAAGTCGCGGTAAAAGTCCAACGCCCCGACTTAAGAGAGCGGATCACCATCGACTTGTATATCTTGCGTAACCTCGCCGCCTGGGTACAGAAAAAAGTCAAACGGGTAAGAAGTGACTTAGTTGGGATTCTCGATGAATTAGGCGATCGCATCTTTGAAGAGATGGACTACATCCATGAAGGTGAAAATGCCGAAAGATTTTTTGAATTATACGGTCATATAAAAGACATTTACGTACCGAAAATCTACTGGGAATATACCAATCGTCGCGTTTTGACGATGGAATGGATTAACGGTATTAAATTAACCCAGACAGCAGAAATTAGCGCCCAAGGCATAGATGCTCGTTATCTAATTGAAGTGGGTGTCCAGTGTTCCTTGCGCCAGTTGCTAGAACATGGATTTTTCCACGCCGATCCCCACCCTGGTAATTTATTAGCAACACCAGATGGCAAATTGGCTTATCTTGACTTCGGAATGATGAGCGAAATTAAGCCACCACAGCGTTATGGTTTAATTGAAGCGATCGTCCATGTCGTCAACCGCGACTTTGAAGGACTAGCAAAAGACTACGTTAAATTAGACTTCTTATCGCCAGAAACTGATTTAACACCAATTATCCCAGCTTTTGCCAGAGTCTTTGCTGATGCCCAAGGAGCCAGCGTTGCCGACCTTAACATTAAAAGCATCACCGATGAACTATCGGCTTTGATGTATGAATATCCTTTCCGCGTACCGCCCTACTACGCCTTAATTATTCGTTCCCTTGTTACTCTTGAAGGGATTGCAATATTTATAGACCCCAACTTTAAAGTCCTCAGCGAAGCTTATCCCTACGTTTCTAAACGCCTGTTAACAGACCAAGCACCGCAATTAAGAGCATCATTGCAAGACTTGCTATTTAAAGATGGCAGATTTCGCTGGAATCGCTTAGAGAACTTGTTACGTAATGCACGTAACAGTCAAGACTACGACTTCAACTTAGTGCTGAATCAGGGAATAGAATTTCTGTCATCTGAACGTGGTGCTTTCATCCTTGACAAGCTAGTAGATGAATCTGTTAATGGACTCGATGCTTTAAGTAAAAACGTTTTGCACAACTTCACCACCCTCTTACGGGAACGAGTTGGATTGACAGCAGTTAATGAAACTCCAGCAGCGACGGTTGAGCAACAACAAACCTTAGAGCATATCAAACATATATTAGGTATTCTCCGAGAAACACGAGGCTTTGACCCACTGCAACTTGCGACTCAAATTTCTCAGTTATTGGTAAATTCAGATGTACAACGTTTAGGTCAACAAATTGCCAATCGCTTCACGCAAAAAGCTGTAGCTAGATTGATTCGGCAATTATTGGCATCGTAG
- a CDS encoding dihydrofolate reductase family protein, with translation MTKVTLYIAASLDGYIARSDGGIDWLSILDTEEEDYGYGAFYESIDAIVLGGNTYEVGLGFDKWPYPGKKSFVFTKRHFQSDRKDVVFVSDTVKNALAYIEAQGFENIWLVGGGALINSFLQHSLIDEYIISTIPTILGSGIQLFPPPTPEEKLELISSKQYSSGLLQSHYRRIGKP, from the coding sequence ATGACGAAAGTTACGCTCTATATTGCAGCTAGTTTGGATGGCTACATTGCTCGCAGTGATGGCGGAATTGATTGGCTATCAATCCTTGATACAGAGGAGGAAGACTACGGTTATGGTGCTTTCTACGAATCCATTGATGCTATTGTTTTGGGCGGCAATACTTATGAAGTAGGGCTTGGTTTTGATAAATGGCCTTATCCGGGGAAGAAATCATTTGTTTTCACCAAACGCCATTTCCAATCTGACCGGAAGGATGTTGTGTTTGTTTCTGATACAGTAAAGAATGCCCTAGCATATATAGAGGCTCAAGGTTTTGAAAATATCTGGCTAGTTGGTGGCGGAGCATTAATCAATTCATTTCTCCAGCACAGCTTGATTGACGAATATATTATTTCAACGATTCCAACTATTTTAGGTAGTGGTATACAGCTTTTCCCACCGCCTACCCCTGAAGAAAAATTGGAGCTTATTAGCTCAAAACAATATTCTAGTGGTTTACTGCAATCACATTATAGGCGAATAGGGAAACCTTAA
- a CDS encoding TIGR03643 family protein: MKLPNLDSETINRIIEMAWEDRTSFDAIEAQFGLLEKQVIALMRREMKESSFQMWRKRVTKRNTKHLSKREFIAGRFKSHNQKT; encoded by the coding sequence ATGAAGCTACCTAACCTCGATTCAGAAACTATAAATCGCATTATTGAGATGGCATGGGAAGATAGAACATCTTTTGATGCGATCGAGGCTCAGTTTGGGCTACTGGAGAAACAGGTAATTGCCCTAATGAGGCGTGAAATGAAAGAATCTAGTTTCCAGATGTGGCGAAAGCGAGTTACCAAACGCAATACAAAACATTTATCTAAGCGAGAATTTATTGCAGGTCGGTTTAAATCGCACAATCAAAAAACGTAA
- a CDS encoding ABC transporter ATP-binding protein, with amino-acid sequence MRGTIPVVAFEQSSKQLSTLRRFLQYLLLYRKEIPIALTLVFIGAVTQAIGPFFLGWSIDRLIEKGNLQGLLLLLGLLALNYGLGVLAIRGQIIRVGWIMQRLLAQLRQDIFLKIQSLPLSFFDRSEVGDLMSRLLNDVNTVNQAFGLTIAQMLGNIFSLVGIVIAMLSINLQLGLLSNLVVPLMILTTSLFARWARARFRVTRQTIGELSAKLEEDIGSVREAQAFNRVQTNIAQFDVLNAANRDANVEAVAITSAFLPSIDFLNTLATAGVLAYGGYLAVTGAVTVGVVTSFLLYVQQFFRPIQILSQFYTQAQSAFAGLERIFLLLDEPSELKDAPDATEMPPIQGEVRFENVKFGYNPDQLVLKGVNLHAYPGQMIALVGPTGSGKSTIINLILRFYDVSGGAVKIDDIDVRSVTQASLRRQIGIVLQDNILFSGTVAENIAFGAPYTTQADIEAAAQLANVHEFITSLPQGYTTQLGERGAPLSQGQRQLISIARAVLINPRILILDEATSSIDTRTEALVQSAIARLLQGRTSFVIAHRLSTVTQADQVLVIQQGQIVEQGTHAELIDRQGVYANLYGLQLGAADTTLLQNEK; translated from the coding sequence ATGAGAGGCACTATTCCCGTTGTTGCATTTGAGCAGTCAAGTAAGCAACTCTCCACCCTACGGCGCTTTTTGCAATACCTGCTACTTTATCGCAAAGAAATTCCCATCGCCCTGACATTAGTATTTATTGGTGCTGTAACCCAGGCAATTGGGCCATTTTTCCTCGGTTGGTCAATCGATCGCCTAATTGAAAAAGGTAATTTACAGGGACTCCTACTGTTATTAGGTCTACTAGCCCTCAACTACGGACTTGGCGTTTTAGCAATCCGGGGTCAAATTATTCGAGTCGGATGGATTATGCAGCGATTGCTGGCTCAACTGAGGCAAGATATTTTTCTCAAAATCCAAAGTCTGCCCCTCAGCTTTTTCGATCGCAGCGAAGTGGGCGATTTAATGAGCCGTCTGCTGAATGATGTCAATACTGTGAATCAGGCATTTGGACTGACGATCGCCCAAATGCTGGGCAACATTTTCAGTTTGGTCGGTATAGTCATTGCCATGCTCTCAATCAACCTACAACTCGGTTTGTTGAGCAACCTGGTTGTGCCACTGATGATTTTGACCACAAGTTTGTTTGCACGTTGGGCAAGAGCCAGGTTTCGCGTTACCCGACAGACCATCGGTGAGCTTTCCGCCAAGTTGGAAGAAGACATTGGCAGTGTCAGAGAAGCACAGGCATTTAATCGGGTACAGACAAACATCGCCCAATTTGACGTTCTTAACGCCGCCAATCGTGATGCCAACGTCGAGGCTGTAGCAATTACTTCAGCCTTTTTGCCCTCCATCGATTTTCTCAACACACTTGCAACCGCAGGTGTTCTGGCTTATGGTGGCTATCTTGCCGTCACTGGGGCTGTAACAGTGGGTGTGGTGACATCCTTTTTACTTTACGTTCAGCAGTTTTTCCGCCCGATTCAGATTCTCAGCCAGTTTTACACCCAAGCTCAATCTGCCTTCGCCGGATTAGAGCGAATCTTTCTATTACTAGATGAACCGTCAGAACTCAAAGATGCACCCGATGCGACAGAAATGCCGCCGATTCAGGGGGAAGTGAGATTTGAGAATGTCAAGTTTGGCTATAACCCAGATCAATTGGTTCTCAAAGGGGTGAATTTACACGCCTATCCAGGGCAGATGATTGCATTAGTCGGGCCGACCGGTTCGGGAAAAAGTACAATTATTAACTTGATTTTGCGTTTCTACGATGTATCTGGTGGTGCAGTAAAAATTGATGATATTGATGTGCGTAGTGTTACTCAAGCAAGTCTGCGCCGTCAAATTGGCATTGTTTTACAAGATAATATTCTGTTCAGTGGTACTGTCGCCGAAAATATTGCCTTTGGCGCTCCCTATACTACCCAAGCTGACATTGAAGCGGCTGCACAACTGGCAAATGTACATGAGTTCATTACCTCACTACCACAAGGCTATACAACCCAATTGGGTGAACGAGGAGCGCCCTTGAGCCAGGGACAACGACAACTGATCAGTATTGCCCGTGCGGTATTAATTAACCCACGCATTCTGATTCTTGATGAAGCCACCAGCAGCATTGACACGCGCACAGAAGCGCTAGTACAAAGTGCGATCGCACGTTTGCTGCAAGGTCGTACCAGTTTTGTAATTGCCCACCGCCTCAGCACAGTTACTCAGGCAGATCAGGTATTAGTAATTCAGCAGGGACAAATTGTAGAGCAAGGTACTCACGCCGAACTCATAGATCGGCAAGGTGTATACGCCAACCTCTATGGTCTACAACTGGGTGCAGCAGACACAACGCTTCTTCAAAATGAAAAGTAA